The following coding sequences lie in one Apus apus isolate bApuApu2 chromosome 16, bApuApu2.pri.cur, whole genome shotgun sequence genomic window:
- the RANBP1 gene encoding ran-specific GTPase-activating protein isoform X2, with the protein MADTKEPHEEHDTSTENADDSNHDPQFEPIVSLPEQEIKTLEEDEEELFKMRAKLFRFASENDLPEWKERGTGDVKLLKHKEKGTIRLLMRRDKTLKICANHYITPLMELRPNAGSDRAWVWNTHADFADESPKPELLAIRFLNAENAQKFKAKFEECRSEVDKRAKKAGTDKNDSADKVAEKLEELSVKEESKESEKKETKETSEEKQ; encoded by the exons ATGGCGGACACCAAG gaaCCACACGAGGAGCACGATACTTCCACTGAAAATGCAGATGATTCTAACCATGATCCTCAATTTGAGCCCATAGTTTCCCTTCCtgagcaggaaataaaaactctggaagaggatgaggaagaactCTTTAAGAT GCGAGCAAAGCTATTCCGATTTGCATCTGAGAATGACCTTCCAGAATGGAAAGAACGAGGAACTGGTGATGTGAAACTCCTGAAACACAAGGAGAAAGGAACAATTCGCCTCCTTATGAGGAGGGACAAAACCCTAAAAATCTGTGCAAACCATTACA tcacACCCTTAATGGAGCTGAGGCCCAATGCTGGAAGCGACAGGGCATGGGTCTGGAACACACATGCTGACTTTGCAGATGAAAGCCCCAAGCCTGAACTGCTGGCAATCcgatttttaaatgcagaaa ATGCACagaaatttaaagcaaaatttgaAGAATGCAGGAGTGAAGTAGACAAGAGGGCAAAGAAAG CAGGCACAGACAAAAATGATAGTGCTGATAAAGTTGCTGAAAAACTAGAAGAGCTTTCtgtaaaggaagaaagcaaagaatcTGAGAAGAAAGAGACCAAGGAAacatctgaagaaaagcaataa
- the RANBP1 gene encoding ran-specific GTPase-activating protein isoform X1, whose protein sequence is MMNYRVECATNYWRRQYIKEPHEEHDTSTENADDSNHDPQFEPIVSLPEQEIKTLEEDEEELFKMRAKLFRFASENDLPEWKERGTGDVKLLKHKEKGTIRLLMRRDKTLKICANHYITPLMELRPNAGSDRAWVWNTHADFADESPKPELLAIRFLNAENAQKFKAKFEECRSEVDKRAKKAGTDKNDSADKVAEKLEELSVKEESKESEKKETKETSEEKQ, encoded by the exons ATGATGAATTACCGTGTGGAATGTGCTACCAACTACTGGAGGAGACAATATATAAAA gaaCCACACGAGGAGCACGATACTTCCACTGAAAATGCAGATGATTCTAACCATGATCCTCAATTTGAGCCCATAGTTTCCCTTCCtgagcaggaaataaaaactctggaagaggatgaggaagaactCTTTAAGAT GCGAGCAAAGCTATTCCGATTTGCATCTGAGAATGACCTTCCAGAATGGAAAGAACGAGGAACTGGTGATGTGAAACTCCTGAAACACAAGGAGAAAGGAACAATTCGCCTCCTTATGAGGAGGGACAAAACCCTAAAAATCTGTGCAAACCATTACA tcacACCCTTAATGGAGCTGAGGCCCAATGCTGGAAGCGACAGGGCATGGGTCTGGAACACACATGCTGACTTTGCAGATGAAAGCCCCAAGCCTGAACTGCTGGCAATCcgatttttaaatgcagaaa ATGCACagaaatttaaagcaaaatttgaAGAATGCAGGAGTGAAGTAGACAAGAGGGCAAAGAAAG CAGGCACAGACAAAAATGATAGTGCTGATAAAGTTGCTGAAAAACTAGAAGAGCTTTCtgtaaaggaagaaagcaaagaatcTGAGAAGAAAGAGACCAAGGAAacatctgaagaaaagcaataa